gggacCCTTCATTAGCGGCAgttgctaatgccccacctccccctcgtatcccatccgttatttatttatatacacacattctttctctctctctctcctttttctccccctgtccctctcactataccccttgcccatcctctgggtttttccccccctcccctttttccttctccctgggcctcctgtcccatgatcctctcatatcctctttgccaatcacctgtccagctcttggctccatccctccccctcctgtcttctcctatcattttggatctccccctcccactttcaaatctcttactaactcttccttcagttagtcctgacgaagggtctcggcctgaaacgtcgactgtacctcttcctagagatgctgcctgacctgctgcgttcatcagcaactttgatgtgtgttgcttgaatttccagcatctgcagaattcctcatgtttactcaATCATGGATTTGTACTTTATGCCAGAAAAACATAAATATCCAAAACCTACACAGATAATGTTTAATAAGTTGAGATATTTAATCAATGTGTTTCTCTTAGAATATGATAAATATTGTTGATGGACTTAATTTCTGCTAATAAAAATATGAGAGCTAAAGTTATTTGAAAAACTATAAGCCTGTGTTGAATAGAATGGTGTTCAGTTTTCCCTTTGTATTAATATTGTTTCAAATGTCAATGACCTCAGCCTTATTGGAAAAGTCCACAGTTTTAACTCCTGCCAGCTGCAGCAATAAGTTGATGGGTGCATGATCGGACCTATTTAAATCAAGATGTCCAAAGTGAAGTTTATCTCCTGCGGAAATAAGAATAAATCACAGATATGTTCAGCAACGTTCCTTCTCAGCTAAAATATATTGCTGTAATTCTTGAATTCGTAGAAAATAAAATACTATGCAACAATGAAATTGGAAAGACATGGAATCTTTGCTGTTGCTGTTGTGTACTAGGCTATCAGATTTTAGAAGAGCAAACAGAGTTACATAACTGGCCCAGTGATATGGAGAAGAAGTAAATCAGTATGTTTTATGACTATCATCTATTGATATCCTATTGAAAAATACAACGGATTGATAGCAGTCTGGACAAGAGGTTTCTCAGTGACAGCTGTTGTATTGACTATCCCTTATCAACTATGGCAGAGATGGCAGCATTATGACGTCTTCTCTGCTTAACTGCAGTGCTGAGGTAGAGCAACACTGCTGAAGTTGTCATCATATGAGTGAAGTGTTAAACTGAGGCCTTGTTGTTCTCTGCCAAGGGCACCAAAGATCCCATGGTATTGGAGGATTATTTTCAGAATGCTGcacaatatttatccctcaattaatatcactaaaACATGTTTGATCTATTTGCAAGAACTGCTCTGTGCAAATTAACTTCTGTATTTTCTGCTTTACCGCAATGACTATGCTTCAAATAGAAGCTTCATTGATGGTATGCTTGGTGGGCTACAACTGTTTCCTTTATTATTTTGCCTCGTATATTAGACACGGTTACAAGGAAGAGTTATCTGATGAATTTTAGTACCAGCAAAACACAATTAAGCTGGAATCAATGCTTTGGTTTTTGAAAAGAAATTGAGGGAAGGGAGGGAATTTACATTTTGAGCATCAGTTGAAAGCTACAGTCTGTTTTAATTTCCAATACATAAACATGATTTTTAAATACAGTAGTTGATACTGTAAGAATGATTACAAGTTACTTGTCAACTCACTTGTTCCATGtaagtaaggaagaatttttttgttAGCAAGTGAAAAGTTTTGTTTTGCCCTAAATAATATTCTGTAAATCTATGACATTAAAAAAATCTCTGTCAATGTATTCTTTAGAAATAATGCTGAGCTCACCTGGTCCGATGATCAAAGCTCCACCTTGCTGTCCTGGATCACCCTGAAAATCAAATACCGGGCTCTTCATTGCGTTCCACATACTCTTAAAGATTCCAGTCAATGTACTTGATTTAATGTGGGGACTCCTGACTGGTGAAAGAAATCCATGATGATTTTGAACAAAAAATGAGTATAGCTGATTCATTTATTGACAAACTAAATAAATATTAACAAATTGTGGTTAGTTAAAcaaggccaccagctggtttcatacctttgtgtgttttttttacaaAAAAATGTCCACTGCTTTCCATAGTAATCCAGAGGCTAAAGGCTCTTTCTCATATTGAGCCATACACGGCAATGCAGCGTAGCCAtgggcacaacactttacagtgccagcttaagaatggagttcaattcctgcctctgtctgtacggagagtttgtacattcttcctgtgaccgtgtggctttcctcttggtgctctggtttTGTCCCAATTTCAAAGGTGTATGAGTTAGAgttagtaggttgtgggcatgctctgttggcacctGAGGTGTGGCAACACTTGACAACTGTATGCCCGCGTACATCCCTGAAGCAagcgacacatttcattgtatgttttgatgtgtcaatgtacatacaagaaataaagctaacctttaattaAAAACTCTCAGCTCCATACACTGTCATTCACAGGTGCTTAGTGCCCATGTAGGCCCAGCGCAGGAGCAAACAGTATCGAAGAATGGATAGTATGTAAACCATCATAGGATTGTATGAAATCAATACATTACCTACTTGATGGAATGTTTCTCCTTGTTTCATTTGTAAACTTTTATAAATGTCTCTGGTTGGATCAGTGTAAATTTCATGAGTATATCCAGTTAGTGCACAAAAACCCTACAAGCGAAATAATTATTTTAGTGAAAATGTTAAAGTGAAGAAATAACTTGTTTCTTCATGCTAGAAGCTCAGATATAAAAATGCCAGTCATACTTGATGCTGCAGTTATAAAATTAAATTCCTGGGAGCTGTTTATTGATCAAAATGGCATTTGAAGTGTTTAAGCACCAGCCATCACTTGCAGCTGAATAAGAGTTCAATTTTATCAAAGCACAATTAATGTTTTGTTTGTACTAGCAGCACCCAATTTAGACCGGAAGGATTAAcatgaataaataaaatgaaaactaTTTAAAATTTAATCTGGCCTCATTTATCAAAGGAAAGCTTGCTGAACTAGCTTACAACTGAGTTTCTCACCCCATGGCAAACAAAAGGATATCTTTGAACAACAATGCCTTATTACTTGGGACTTGAATCACAGCAATGATCATTTAGTTTACTGAGTCACTGGCAGTATTATGCTGCAAAGCACTTTCATTCCATCTACTTCATCTCAACCCATTCATCACATCTATTTTCCTTCTTTTGCTGACTTATCTAGCTTCCTTTTACATGCATCTACTGTATGTTATACTATTCCTGACTATCAAGTACTTTACAAGAAAAATTTCAATGATATTCTGCCTACAGTATGCTACGCATTCATGCATCCCTTCAGATCTGCAAGTAATATCTTTTCGAAATACTTCTAATGATTATGAATTTAATAACAAAAAGATTTATACCTACCTGTATGTGGTCATGGGTGGATTGTCCAATGACTATTAATCTGACACCAGCATCCTTTTAAAGACAAAATAAATAATAGGGTAATCTTCATGTGAAGCTCTAGACATCTGGAGACACCAATTTGTTCTGTAATGTAACATATCAGATGCTGCCAGATCCAAACACTGCCACAACTAAATGCTAACAGAGTCCAGAAGAATTATCACTAAATACAAATAAAATGTAAAGTTATTTTCAGTTCACGTTTGACAGAGATACCAGAGAATCTATTAGTGTGAAGTAAAAAAAGAGGAGAATGCTCATTGTGAAAACTTAGATGTTCTaaat
The genomic region above belongs to Mobula birostris isolate sMobBir1 chromosome 17, sMobBir1.hap1, whole genome shotgun sequence and contains:
- the prxl2c gene encoding peroxiredoxin-like 2C, translating into MSASLENTLGAPQVVQIKRSSKSQPYPPPLINIKAAEDCFVVDCYGRKISFPSLYEKSKAILIFVRHFLCYACREYVEDLAKIPQKYLEDAGVRLIVIGQSTHDHIQGFCALTGYTHEIYTDPTRDIYKSLQMKQGETFHQVVRSPHIKSSTLTGIFKSMWNAMKSPVFDFQGDPGQQGGALIIGPGDKLHFGHLDLNRSDHAPINLLLQLAGVKTVDFSNKAEVIDI